From the genome of Nicotiana tabacum cultivar K326 chromosome 17, ASM71507v2, whole genome shotgun sequence:
AGgaagattccctcttctacttcaTGGATGGGTTGGAAAATTGGGCAAAACAGGAGTTAAGAAGACATGAAATAGCCAACGTGGACGAGGCCATAGCGGTAGTCGAGTTGCTCATTGACTTCAAGATGGAGCCTGCCATCTTCAAAGAAGGTAACGCCGAGAGGGGTGGAGGAGATCATGACAAGGACAACGAGAAAGGCAAAGCCGAGGTATACAAGGTTAATGGCAAGGGGCCATCCCATAACGGACAGGGGTCCAAGAGAAACGGCAAGGGGCCGGATAGCGAGTACGTGCCTAAGGGAGGGTGCTACTTCTGTAAAGGATCACATCCGGCAAGTGAATGTCCAGAGTTGGGGAAGCTTGCAACAATAATAGGGAACTTTGCTCAGGCACACAAGGGCGACACAGGAGGGACCGCCTGCATTGGGGGGATGCGCTGGAATCTAAGCCGAAAGTAGGAGATTTCAAAGCCTATCTTGGCACCATGCAAATGGAGCATGGTGGTAACAAGAAATGTTGGGCGGACATAGTTGAAGGGGATGGCGAGTTACAAAGTGATAGCACGCTAACGGACTTAGACGATGCACCAAGCACAAGGGTCAAGTTTGCTAGCAAGGCTGGAACCATGGAGGGCAGCCAAATAGGGAGCGGAAGCATGGACCCGATGCTTGAGAAACTGCTAGACTTGGCCGAGTCACAGAGAGATTCTGGTCAAGAGCAAGGAGAGGTATCAGATGAGTGGGGGATCAAGGCCATCATTGCTAGCCGTCCAAAGTACAAACGGGACAAGAAGAAAGGTGACAAGTACCTTATGAGTTGTGACATGGGAAGGCGAACCGCTCCATGGAGCATCATGGCCAATGGACAAAAATCTTTGGCGACATCAAGGCGAGGTGCGCGCGTACCTGTCGATGCTTTGTGTCGAGGGCGGCACAAAATTGGATGGGGGAGTGTCATGGCCGGCAAtatcatcatgccacataggttccACTTGTCATATATTTTTGCCATGTGGAAAGCTTACATATGAAATAGACTAGCACATGTAGGAAGGTTTTAGAGAAATATGGAGATTTCTCATGGAAAATCTTAGAACTCTATAGAATTGCTAGGAAAATCCTTAGAAGATTCTAGCTATCTATAGAATTCTAGAGAAAAGACTTGTAAATAATAAGGGACTTgtgtaataatttttatttacacactagcccctaggagactagtatataaaggggatattcatttgtaattcaccaagcaaacaattcaaattCTCTCTAATACAGAGCTTCCTTTGGCAAATTTCTCGTGTTCTTTCTACCATTCCCTTAgcgatcgtgagcgagttgtcaagtgccacATGTGTACTTAGTTCAAGACTAAGGACgtgatatatatatactagtttctaaacacgtgcgttgcacgtgtattccAAATAATATTTAAAGAGTTTAGCAATTAGATTTGggtaagaaaataaaagaataaattaaACATGCTGAAATCTTCTAACAAAACTAAGTAATGAGTGCGAACAATCCATGAAATCACttcttaattaaaagaaaaaaaagcaaaaggaGATGGCTGTATAATAATTCAAATTAATATTGTGTCATGATTAGTTCTCTCAAACAAGATCACTGCATAAGATAATATGAAGAATAATTTCACATTCCTACTCCATATTACATAGAATTGGCTAAAGATAAAAGGATGCTAACTTTGACGCTTacaagaaatgaaaagaaaataaagttacTATTTGTTTTTAACTTTTCCAACAGAAGAAACAAGACTACAATGACTTTAAAATAGTTTCAAATACCTTTATGTTGTTGTGTCCCACCAACGTTATCTCCTAGTGATTTGGTCAGAGTCTAAGAAgctgaaaagttttgcaaaaaatTCACCTAGCTCCTAATGATTCCAATTAAGCTGAAAGGTTTTGGCAAGAGTGAGTTTTATCAGCAGGCTTTGATATAGTAAAACCGGAAGAAAATAAGCCTTTTAATGGTAACGCTTATAGATATCATTGATCACAATTTAAATAACTATCGAATACTGCAACAGATAAAATAATTCTTCGCTATTTATTACGTTTTCATTCTTTGGGATACAAAAAGGCATATGGACTTTATGATGTAATATGAATTTTGTAATCAGACCATTACCCTTTATTTGATAAAGCAACTGAACTTCCACGTATGACTCTTTTACCTTTATTAATGAGATGTTTCATGTTTGAATTTGACAAGAAAACCAAAAGCTAAATTGACATTAAAAGCTGGCCAAGTAAATATATTGCACATTTGTGGTCATCAACGGTTTCCCACGTTCTTTTTTTCAgattttacttttactttttggttatttttatttaaaaaaagttTTATTATCTTGATAGAATGTATATTAAGAATTAATTTAGAATGCATAAAAACTTGAAAGGTCAAgataagagaaaataaaaaagatagaCTATGGAGACAGTTAAAATTAGCTCTAACATATACATGTATTGCAGCTAATTGAAGAGACTCTAACACCATTATTATAGTGCTTAATAATTACTATTTATTATGCAATATCTttatattttagttattttattagaATGTAAAGTTTACTTTTTTGTACAAAGTTTTATGTAGAGTTGTATTTGATTGAAAGAAAAAATTGTCACTCATTTTTTAAAGGGTATTTTCGTAATCTAACTTTAACTTTAGGGGCTTCCCACTTATAATATTATATaataatatgatatatatatatatatatatatatatatatatatatatatataaaatataggGAGCTCCTAGtactttttatttatatttgtgtGTAATATTGGTATGAGCCTACACGGAGCGACATGGTCAGTGATGATTTATATAGCTGACCACTGTTTAAGTTGGGATTGAGGTAGTGGCATTGCTGTAATTTGTATCGCTGGCTTCCCTTTCGGGTTTTGCCGTACTTAGTCTCATTCTTTAGAAGTGCCTTACAATAATTGTCATGCTATTGCGGATTGTTACTTAGCTTATGTTTCAAATATCTATTTCTTAATTCCAAGTTTTGCTCTTATTACTGGGAGAGTTGCTACCATTACATAGATACATCTTGAACAGTTTCATgcagatcttcaatttggtatttTCATAGGGTTTAGAGCATAGTATTGAGTAGAATTTCTAAAATGGAAGAGCAGAAAGTCTTTGGATGAAGTCTAAGACGAGaaaatattaacaacaaaaacaaaCGTAGTGAAATCCCACATGTGGGGTTAAGGGAGGATAGTATGTGTACGgtccttacccctaccttgagaaagtagagaggctgtttccggtagaccctcgactcaaaaaaAATACAAAGGTAAAGAGGATAAAAAGGCTTAGGAAAGGTAAAAAGCAAGGAATTACCTAAAGCAACAATACCAGCAAAGCAATCAGAAAACCAAAGCCCAAGAACCAACAGGTAATAACATAAATCTGTAATAACATAAATCTGAGAACAAGAAATACAAGTCTAGCGCTAAATAGTGCACTAAAACTACCGGTATGAACACGGTAGACGCTCGACTacctaaccttctaccctaattctcgatTTTCTCACCTTCCTAGCAAGGGCCATATCCTCAATAAACTGGAGCATCGCCATGTCTTGCTTAATCAACTCTCTCAATACTTCTTCGGCCTACCCTTACCTCTCCTTAGGCCCTCCAAgaccaacctctcacacctccttactgggGCATCAACGCCTCTCCTCGTCACATGTCCGAACTAtctaagtctcgcttcccgcattttgtcctccacaggggccactcccaccttatcccgaataacttcattcctattCCTATCTACCATGGTGTGTTtgcacatccatctcaatatcGTATCAGTTgaaaattccaataaatttcaaTTTAATTTAAGTAGAAAATTCTCTTTCTTCCTCCGTTCATACGTATTTCATACATTCCAGATATGGAGTTGGGTAAAATTTTATGTGATTCGGTAAACAAAATAGAAATGCCATCATTGCTAGATCATTTATCTAATCTATCTAATTAGATGAAGAATGAACCAATAGTGGTATTTTTTGataaatgaaaaattaaaaatgctCAGGGATGGAAATGAGGGACTgccaccttcatcttctggacatgagagtTCTTCACTGGTCAACACTCAGCCTCATGCAACATAGTTGGTTTTAATAATTCAAATGCGGTaatccttctcaaaaaaaaataataattcaaatgCAGTAAAGGAGTTCAAGGATTATTGTGATTTATTTCCTCTTATTGAAGGCTCGTGCAAGTATAGCATTAGAACAAAAGAATAAGGAAATAGTTTCATCCTGGGAAATATTCGTAGACTTCAATAACTGAGAGCACCCAAAATGAGCTTTAAAAAAAGGCTCATAGACTAAACGAATGATTTAACTCGTTAAGGGAAAACAGAGACTGCAGAGGTGTTTGTAGGCCATAAAACAGTTAAGGTACTGGCTTCAGACATTTGTAACAGCTCGATTTGTAGCTAGCAGGAAAACATATTaaggtttaaaaaaaaaatacactgCTCAGGGTGAAGAGCATGGATCGGCACTTATTTAAAATTATTGAACTTACAGAATAATGAAACATAGTGAATCTAACTTCATCTGTAAAGGTAAAGAATATTAAACAAATCATAAACAAAAAGCTCCCAAAATAGGTTCTAGTGTCTGATGAGTAAAATTAGCTATTCTCCTTGAGTAAATTCTTTTGGCTTTACTTCAGTTACTCCCTCAGAAGCTAAATCCGCGGAAAGCTCTGTCTGTTACTCCAGCACGGAAATACTCTTTTCGGGTAATGGATTGTAACTTTTCTGTTTTGCTGGGTAAATTCAGGCGAAGCTTGCAGCTGCAAAAGAAAAGTTTGGACGTGAAATCCGTGTGTTTGAAATATCAACAGCTTCTTCAACGCCTTCTGATGTTTCCAGCACTGGTACTTCCTGCTTGATATAGACAGCATCACTGATACAACTTCCTAAACATGATTTTATTGTCTATTTTTCATATATGCTCATTTTATTTTGTCGTGACCCTTTCTAATCGTCTTGTGCAGTGTCAGAGGAGCCAGAAGGCTTCTATGAGTTCACACCAGAGGATTATTATCGGCTTTTGGCAACAAAAAAAGAAGGTGAGATACTCAGATTAAAAATGCTTTAAGTATTTGCTAAATTGGGATTCCTAGTTGACCTCCAATAGAAAAAGTAAGAAAATTGTCAATTAGTATTCTGTGGAATTAATTGACAAATGCTCTAAAACTTTCAATGGTTCTTTCCATTCCCTCTGGCTATTCTTGTAATCTTGTTTATTTACTATAGGTCTGCGGAAAAGTATATAGGTGTTTGGTTATTTTTTGATGCTGCGCATTCTAACTGGTATGATGAAATTTTTCGACAGATAAGCATTTGAAGACAAAGAAACTTCGCGAGGCAGAACAAGCTGCACGCAGAGCAAGGATAACTAAGGTTTCAGATCCTTCTCTCCAGAAGATCTTTTCACTTGTGTCAAGTATGCATATTTTTGGTGTTAGTCGTTCGGTAAATTAAGTTTTCATCAGTATTGGTAAAGGCATGCTTGAACTCTGAAGCTAGGTGCAGCTGAGGCTGAACGCTTCATCTTGCTTAGGCAGTTCTTTAGTGCCTAAATAAGGCTCTAAGGTGTATGCCTCATTGTTGGCTCTCTTGAAGGGGGGGACGATAAACAATAAATATAGCTGGCAAAATGATATACTAAAGGTTTAGAAAATGTTATGAATGAATATGACAGCAAATaggaagaaaattaaaaattttgctTAAGAAAACTAGTCAGAAAGATTGAATTAAAGCTTAAAACTGCAATTTACATTTGCATTAGAAGTTTAAAAGAATTTTTGACCTTAATTGACATGATTTGGTATTCTTATGTTTCACTTAATTGCAGAtgtttttttcaaatttctttgtACATACAACTTCTTGTCCTTATATTGATTTTTCTTCATCATTCATATgtcttttttttggttttctttcttcatttgcaCCTTTCTTTGGGGCATTGGCTTTGCGCTTACAAGTCACAGGGGACCTTGACACTTTTCAACACCTTTGCGTTTGACATTGTTGGTTTTCATATCACATGCTGGTCTATGTTGTTCAGGCTGTAATCAGAGTACGCTTTCCGGATAATTATACATTGGAGGCCACTTTTCATCCATCAGAGACAATCCAGAGCTTATTTGACCTCCTTATGAAAGTGATTGCTCATCCTGAACTGCCTTTCTATATCTGTAAGAGTATCCTAAACAGTTGATACATTTTACTTTTCCTATATATTGCTCACGTGAGCAGTTTATAATAGCGTTGCGTTGCTGAAGATGGATGCTTGTCCATAATTTCAGATACTACTCCTCCGAAGAAGCAAATAAAAGATGTATCTCAGGATTTCTATTCTGCTGGATTTATTCCTGGTGCTATTGTCTATTTCTCTTACGATCTACCCAAAGGTTAGTGCAAACTATTTACTGTCTGAATCCTCTGCTCTTTCGTAACTTTAGTCTTTGAAAATCTCTATTATATTTGGGCATAGAACCTGCAACAACTTGCATACTTAATATACTTCAGCGGTGATTTAATGATGTTTAATGTTTTCGGTGATCCTTCTAAGAAACATTGCAACGGGGAGGTGTGAGGGACTACAGTATCTTTAGCTTTAAGAGAATCTTTCTCCTTGAGCCAATCATGACGAATACACTTTATCTTTGAGAAGAAAATCATAACAAATTCACGTCTAGTTAGTACTTGTCCTTTTAGATGGAAGGTTTACATTTGTTAATCAATAACCTGCTATGCCATCTCTTTTCATCATTGGAACCCTGTATCTCATATCTGATTGAAAGCTGTCAGCATTTAATTTCTAAGAATAACTATCATCACTCGTCTTCCTTAGCTCTTTATAGGGCGTGTTATGTAAATCCTCGGCTGTAATATCATTAGCAGGACCCTCTTAATGCTGGTTTTCATCAATAAGAGTTGTACTTACAAGATAAACGAAAAACAAAAACCAAGGTCTTCGTCGCCCAGCTCCCTAAATGCTAATATACATACTCTTTTCGCCTACTTATTTACGTCGTTTCTTATCTTATTTATGATTGGTAAAACACCTAAGCAGGTATATGTACTCTTACCAATGAATGCACATAAGACACCACAAATATTTGGTTTACGTCAACAGGCACTTGCCTTGCTAGATCATGGCTGTCCATTTGGAAATGGGAGGCTAGAGATCGCTGTGTGCTCGCATTGATTTGAGATCAAGCAAACACTTCTGTGAGAGAGAAGCAAAAGGAGTTCCTCCCAACAGTCTCTGTCTCTCTTTGAGCTTCCCTTGTGGCTTTAGGCTGCTTTAGGCTTTTAATATGCTTTCTTATTTCCAAACACTTCTTGCGCACACAATAAGTAGACAAGGTAGCTATGCTTGGTAAGTGCAAGAGCTAGCTCGATGATGGCGACAATATTTTGCAAGGCTGAACTTGGTTTCTGCCCAGAGAGCAGTTCGGAGAAGCGAGCATTGCAAAGTATACAAGAATGTGACACATGGCTCTACAATGACCACTTCAATTAGATTCTTTTTTCAGATTTTGGAGGGGATTCTCTTTTTGCCAAAATGGATTTTTTTGGGGGCTGATTTTGGTACAAGGGATAATGAAGCAGGAGAACTTTGTTGATCAGCAATGGTGGTTGGTGGGAGTTGCTAGAGGTAGAAGGTTTTAGGTTGGGTGACAGGattatcttctctctttcttctccttTCTCTATGGTTGGGGGTGGAGGTTTGCTATATGTCGCATGGCTAAGATTTGTTCTtccgtattttattttatttttggcaaaatacatagtttacccatTGACGTTGCACCCAAATCCCTCTTACATACCTCTCCATCACGGGCAACCTTTTACACACCCAACCTTTATAGAGTGTGTCTAAGACACACCACTTTGCCCACGTGGTCAATGCGTATCTTTACCATCAAATGAAGCTCGTGAATTAGAGAATTTTTGTATCAGATGTCaattttttaggttttttttttaaaattttaaatagggTCATCTTCTTCCTTGTTTAAAAATCACCAAACCTACCATGGCTGCTCCTTGACACTTAGACCCACTTCTCTCCACCCGATCTACTCTTCTCAAATAGATCTACCAAGATTTTTCATATCCCTTCTTGTTGATCATTAGTCTTTAGTTTTGTAGATTTTTTTGTTAAGAAATTATAATTagaattcaacaattaaaactcTTCGTAGCTCCACCAACCATTAAAGCTTGGCTCAAGCGTATGTACagaaaattcttttcttttctagaaAAGCTTAGCTTGAGCTTTTGTTGTGGCTAAGTTAAAATTTTCGAAAGGGTGGATTTTTCGAAAATATCCCCAGCCATTAAAGCTTACCTCAAGCTTTTGCAGATAAGCATA
Proteins encoded in this window:
- the LOC107831536 gene encoding plant UBX domain-containing protein 1, yielding MRVDSTPASKRQRFITVDPMELESAKAKLAAAKEKFGREIRVFEISTASSTPSDVSSTVSEEPEGFYEFTPEDYYRLLATKKEDKHLKTKKLREAEQAARRARITKAVIRVRFPDNYTLEATFHPSETIQSLFDLLMKVIAHPELPFYIYTTPPKKQIKDVSQDFYSAGFIPGAIVYFSYDLPKGDDGAAASGPYLQEEVMSLQGLDSMIEMEPGEPSRDEPPKTNPPASVPDQKPGDKKKIKPKWLKL